One Acidobacteriota bacterium genomic window, CACTGTCATCGTCGTCGGTACCGGGCTGGCAGGTGCGTCCGCCGCGGCGACGCTGGGCGAGCTGGGGTACAACGTGAAGTGCTTCAGCTTCCACGACAGCCCGAGGCGCGCTCACAGCATTGCCGCCCAGGGAGGCATCAACGCCGCCAAGAACTACCAGAACGACGGGGACAGCGTCTTTCGGCTGTTCTACGACACGATCAAGGGCGGCGACTTCCGCTCCCGCGAGGCCAACGTCTACCGCCTGGCGCAGATCAGCGAGAACATCATCGACCAGTGCGTCGCGCAGGGTGTGCCGTTCGCCCGCGAATACGGCGGTCTTTTGGCCAACCGCTCGTTCGGCGGCGCGCAGGTATCCCGCACCTTCTATGCCCGCGGTCAGACGGGACAGCAGCTTCTGCTGGGTGCCTACCAGGCGCTGTCCCGGCAGATCCGAGCCGGCCAGGTCGAGATGTTCCCGCGTCACGAGATGCTGGACCTCGTGATCGTCGACGGCCACGCGCGCGGGATCGTCACGAGGAACCTGCTGACGGGGGAGATCCGCTCGCACGCGGGACACGCCGTGGTCCTCGCCACGGGCGGCTATGCCAATGTGTTCTTCCTCTCCACCAACGCCAAGAACAGCAACGCCACGGCCATCTGGCGGGCCCACCGTCGCGGTGCCCTGTTCGCCAATCCGTGCTTCACGCAGATCCACCCCACCTGCATCCCGCCGAGCGGCGAGTATCAGTCGAAGCTCACGCTGATGAGCGAGTCGCTCCGGAACGACGGCCGGATCTGGGTACCGAAGCAGCCCGGCGACAAGAGACCTCCAGCCACCATTCCGGAAGAGGAGCGGGACTACTACCTCGAGCGGCGTTACCCCGCGTTCGGCAACCTCGTCCCGCGCGACGTCGCGTCGAGGGCGGCCAAGAAGGTCGTCGACGAGGGCCGGGGCGTCGGGCCGACCGGGATCGGCGTCTATCTCGACTTCGCCGACGCGATCAAGCGGCTCGGCCGGAAGACGATCGAGGAGCGGTACGGCAACCTCTTCGAGATGTACGAGCGGATCACCGGAGAGAATCCCTACGAAACGCCCATGCGCATCTACCCGGCCCCCCACTACACGATGGGCGGGCTGTGGGTGGACTATGAGCTGTCCAGCAACATCCCCGGGCTCTACGTGATCGGCGAGGCCAATTTCTCCGACCACGGCGCCAACCGCCTGGGGGCGAGCGCGCTCATGCAGGGGCTGGCGGACGGCTATTTCGTGCTGCCGAACACGATCTGCAACTATCTCTCCCAGCACCTCGGCGAGACGGTCAGCACGCGGGATCCGGCCTTCGACCGGGCGGAGCGGGAGGTGCGGGATCGAATCGCGCGCCTGCTCTCGATCAACGGCAAGCGCAGCCCCGACTACTTCCATCGAGAGCTGGGGAAGATCGTCTGGGACCACTGTGGAATGGAAAGGAGCCGCGAAAGCCTCGAAGAAGCGCTGCGTCTCATCCCCGCCCTCAGGGACGAGTTCTGGCGGGACGTGAGGGTTCCCGGCTCGGGCGAGGACATCAACCAGTCGCTGGAGAAGGCCGGACGCGTGGCCGACTTCTTCGAGCTGGCGGAACTCATCTGCCGTGACGCGCTCGACCGGGACGAATCGTGCGGCACCCACTTCCGTGTGGAGCACCAGACCGAAGACGGCGAGGCGAAGCGCGACGACGAGCACTATGCGTACGTCGCGGCTTGGGAATATGCCGGCGAGGGACAGGAGCCGCGCCTGCACAAGGAACCGCTGAAGTTCGAGGTCGTGCATTTCGCGCAGCGCAGCTACAAGTGAGCGGGGCGCCGGCGGCCGGCCGGCGCGGGGCCCGCGGCAGGCAGGAGCTTCGAAGATGAGATTGACCCTTCATGTCTGGCGGCAAGCGGGACCGGATGCCCCGGGGAAGATGGTGAAGTACGAAGTCCCGGACGCCAATCCCGACATGTCGTTTCTCGAACTGCTCGACGTCGTCAACGAACGCCTGATCGAGCAGGGTGAGGAGCCGATCGCCTTCGAGCACGACTGCCGCGAGGGGATCTGCGGGAGCTGCGGGGTGATGATCAACGGCCAGGCGCACGGGCCGCTGCCGGGAACCACCACCTGCCAGCTCCATCTCCGCCACTTCAAGGACGGCGACGAAATCTACGTCGAGCCCTGGAGATCGCGGGCCTTCCCGGTGCTGAAGGACCTGATCGTCGACCGGTCGGCGCTGGACCGCATCATTCAGGCCGGGGGCTTCATCTCGGTTCGGACTGGCGAAGCCCCGGAGGCCAACTCGATTCCCGTCCCCAAGGAGGTCGCCGACGAGGCCTTCGACGCCGCGACCTGCATCGGGTGTGGTGCCTGCGTGGCGCAGTGCCCCAACGGTGCCGCCCAGCTCTTCACCTCGGCGAAGATCGCCCATCTCAACATGCTCCCCCAAGGTGCCGTCGAGCGCGACGCACGGGCCCGGCGCATGGTGGAGCAGATGGAGGCCGAGGGTTTCGGGAGCTGCACGAACTACGCCGAGTGCGAGGCGGTCTGCCCGAAGGGGATCAAGATCGACTTCATCGCCCGAATGAACCGCGATTACGTGCGGGCGAAGATCCGCTCGACGGGCGCCTGAGCGGCCGGGCCGGGGGCGAGAGGGGGCGCGGGCGCACTGCTGCCGGGCTCACTCCGGCAGGCGGCCGGCGATGTGGGTCGTGATCCAGCGCTCGTCGAGCCACTCCATCGGATCCACGGCCGTACCCTGGACGAAAAGCCCCAGGTGCAGGTGATCGCCCCCGGCGAGACCGGTGGCGCCGGTCCTTCCGATCACCTGCCCCTTGGCCACCTCCTCGCCCTCCTCGACGGCGATCGAGCTGAGGTGGGCACTCAGGCTCAGCAGCCCGTAGCCGTGATCGAGGACCACGGCGTTGCCGTAGATGCCCAGGTATCCGGCGAAGAGCACCCTCCCCGCGTTCGGCGCCGGGACCTCCGCTCGCCGCACCGAAGCGACGTCGAGCCCGAGGTGCGTCTGCCGGTCGACCTCGCGGCCTCGGTAGAGGTAGGACCTCACCTCCGCGAAGCCGGCCTTGCGCTGCGATCCCGGCAGCTGGAGGAATCTCCCGGACCAGAACCTCCGCGCGGCGGACCGGCGGGAGAGGGCGGCGATCGCGGCGCGGTTCCTGGCTCGGAGATCGCGGTTGATGGCCAGGTATCGGTCGATGAGAGCACCCTCTCCCGATAGCTCGGGTGTCTGCGACTCGATCGCCGGCACCACCCGCGCCAGGAACGAGTCGGTGAGCCGAATGGTGTCGCGGCGCGGGGGATGCGGCACCAGGCGATCGAGGAAAGGGGCCTCGGCCCGGTTGCCGGCGTCGTCTTCGGCGAACAGCCTCACCTCGGCGGCATCGTCCAGGTCCCAGGGGATTCCGTACAGCGCGAAGCGCTCCTCGGGCCCGCCGCCCGGCACCGGGAAGGAGAGGAACTCGGCCGAACCGGCCACGACGCCGGAGCGCACCGCCGTCGCACCGGCCCGGAAGCGGACGACACCCGCACCCCCCTGTCGGGCGTAGTTGCCGCTCGAGAGCAGTTCGAGAGAAGGCGGCCGCAGCCGCACCGGAAGCTGCTGCTCGACGATCACGCTCGAGGTGCGGCGCAGGGGTCCGGTCGCCCGGAGGGCAACGGCGCGAAGGGTGACCGTGCCCTCCTCGAGCCAATCCGGCTGCCCCCGCCCGATCACCGCGGACAGCTCGATCTCGGGCGTGTCACCGGCCGACCAGAACCGCCATGGAGAGGGTGGTACCGCCGCTGTCCGGGAGGCGAGTTCCTCCTCGTGCTCTCCCTGGACCAGCATGAGCGACACGCTGACGAGGCCGCGGCGAGGCTCCCGAAACAGAGCCGACACGCGGGTCGGCGCACCGATCGCCGGCCGCTCCGCGCTCACCACGACCGAGGGGGCGGGGCCCCGGTAGAAGGCACCATAGGCGGCCCAGCCGAAGAGCAGCACTGCCGCGAGGACGGCCACCCGCCGCAGGCGGCCCCGCTTTCCCCTTTCCGTCATCGACTCTCCTTTCCGTGCCCGGGCGGCGGCGCCACGACGCCGCCGGTCAGCCCCGACCATGCCAGCGCCCTCCCGCTCGCGGCAAGTGAAGTGCAACCCGCATGGTGCGTGAGGTGCATCCGCAATGGTGCGTTGGGCCGCCGAACTCGCAGAATGAAGGGAGGTTGCGGCCGCGAGTGGATCGATGACCGGGGATCGGGCCAAAGTGGCCGTCCTACATTGAGTTGCGCGGCGTTTCGCACCATCGAGGAAGCACCTCCCATCGTGCACCCTCGCGTCCCGTTCGCTGGAAGGTGCACCCTCAATGGTGCAAAACGCTCCGCGACCCGGTGACCGATAAAGACTTCGGGCCGGCCTCGCAGCCGCGGAGCCACCGGAGGCCACAACCTCCGAGCGGTCAACGGATTCGGTGCGAAAACGCACCATTAGGGATGCACCCTTCCACTCGCTGAGCACTCGGAAGTTGCTGGCCCGAACGGCCCGATCTTCTCGAACTCGAGGCCAGGTGCCGATCGGCCGGCCCGTTGCGCGGCGTCGCGTCCCGTCAGGGGTGCACCTCACGGCGCGAGCGTCCGCCGCGCGCTCACGGCGCCCCCGGGGCGAGCCGGTCCGGATCGCCGAAATCGACCGGGGGCGGCTCTCCCAGCCGGCCGGCCACTTCCCGCGCCGCCTCCCGCCCCGCGCGGACCGGGTCGGCGGCGGGCTGGGGCTGCGGCTCGGCCGCCCCGGACGACGCCTCCTCCTGTCGGGGGACGAGCCCGCCCGGAACCGAGGCGACATGAACCGTCCGCGTGGGGAAGGCGAAGCCGACCCCGATCCGCTCCGCCAGGCGGATGATATCGACGAGCAACCGGTGGCGTTCCCGCAGCTCCGTGGCCCAGTCCGGCGTCTGGAAGAAGACGTACAGAAGGATATCGAGCGAGGAGGCGGCGAAGTCGTTCAGGTAGACCATGTAGTAGTCCTTCCGCGTGTAGGGGTGGCGCCGGATCAGCTCCCGAATGCCCTCGCAGAAGGCCTCGATCTTCTCCGGTGGGGTGCCGTATTCCACCGAGACGAGAGTCTTGTAGCGGCGGTAACGCCGCGCCCCCATGTTGTCCACCGTTGCGCGGACCAGTTGCGAGTTCGGAACCGTGACGAGCGAGTTGTAGAAGGTGCGGATCCGGGTCGAGCGGAAACCGAGGTCCTCCACCGTTCCCTCGTAGTCCCCGATGCGGATCCAGTCCCCGATTTGAAACGGCCGGTCGATCAGCACCGTGACCGAACCGAACAGATTCTCGACCGTGTCCTTGGCGGCCATGGCGAGGGCGATGCCGCCGATCCCGAGGCCGGCGAGCAGGCTCGTGACGTTGACGTTCAGATTCGAGGCCACGAACACGATGCCGAAGGCGATGACGGCGATCTTGAGGGCGCGGCGGAACAGCGGGACGAGCAGATCGTCCACGCGGGATGCGGTCCCCCTCGCCTTCTCCGCCAGATAGGCGGCAATCACATCAACGAGCCGGTAGGCCGCCCACACGCCGGCGACGGCGATGACGAGGGTCGCCGCGAAGGCGAGTGCAGCCAGCACGTTCGCGGGGAGATCGAGCAGCGGCAGCCCCGCGGACCAGACGAGCGCCATGACCAGCACGCCGAGCGGGATGACGAAGCCGCTCCGGATGTCGAGCCCGACCCTGGCGCCGGCCTCGCCGAGCCAGCGGTCGAGGATGCGCGCGAGCAGCAGCCGGCTGAGGCGGTCCGCCAGCACGCCGAGAATGGCCAGCAACACCAAACCCAGCCATTGCCAGTTCTCCAGCAAGAAACCGGTCCTCAGGAAGCTCCGGGGGAGCCGCGCCCGCACCCAGTCCGCGAACGCGTTCGCCGGCCCGGCGCCCGACAGGCCGGCCACGAACGGCTTGTCCTTCACCGAAGCGAGGAGCGACGGCACGGAGGAGACCGTCTCCGGCGAGAACAGCCAGCGGCCGTCCTCCATTCGCACGAACGAGATCTCGCCCTCGGCCACGAGGCGGTAGAGGTAGCGGTCCCCTTCCGGGCGCTCGGGGATCCGGGCGAGATCCACGAGTTCCGTCTTGTCGAGATAGGTCTTGAGGTCGCGCGCCAGACGCCGCGCGGCGGCGCGCCCCATCAGCGGGTGTCCCGAAAGATCGAAGCAGGCCGCGGCGTCGTCGAGCCGATCCGTCTCGCCCCGCGCCGCATCATTGACCGCATCGAGGAAGGTCCGCATGGTGGCCCGCGGCGACGAGAGGTCGAGCGGGGTCACGCCCGCTGCGGCGGGCAGAACCGCCGCCAGCAGGCAGGCGGCCGTGACGAGTCCTCGGAACGGGTCAACTCCTGGCCGTCGGAAGGAGATGTCTGTCGGGTTCACCGGCATTCCTCCGTGGTCACGGAACGGCCGCCGCTCCGTTGCGCCGCGTGTCGGCGACGGCGGTGACGCCGCCGCCCGGCGAGATTTCCACCGCCTGGACGGACCCCAGCGAGTCTCGCTCCCGCACGGTGTACCCGAGGCGGCGGAGCCCGCCGAGCGTCCCCTCCGGAAGCGGCCGCCCCTTCTCCGTGTAGACCGGATCTTCATCGCCGGGCGGCGGGGGCCACTGGTGATGGAACCGCGGAGCCTCCACCGCCTCCGGCAGGGAAAGGCCGTAGTCGATCCTGCCGGTCAAGACGTGGAAGACGGTGGTGAAGATCGTCGAGCCGCCCGGCGAGCCGAGGACGAGCCAGGGGCGCCCGTTTCTCGTCACGATCGTCGGCGTCATCGACGAAACCATCCGCTTGTCCGGCTCGATCTTGTTGGCCTCGCCCCCTGTGACGCCGTAGAGGTTCGGCACCCCCGGCTTGGCCGAGAAGTCGTCCATTTCGTCGTTCAGCAGGAACCCGGCGCCGTCGACCACGATTCCGCTCCCATAGGCGGCGTTCAACGTGACCGTATTGGCGACCGCCATTCCGGTGGCGTCGACGATGCTGAAGTGCGCGGTGTCGCCGCCGACGGGCTCCGGCGCGACCTCGCCGGGGAGAACGCTCCCGGGGTCGGTGCGCCCGTCCAGGCGGATCGAGCGCGCTCTCCGCTCGAGGTAGTCGGGATCCAGCAATGCCCCGACGGGGACCGGGTAGAAGCCGGGATCCCCGATGTACCGCGAGCGGTCGGCGAAGACCCTCTTCGCGATCTCCGCCACCAGGTGCACGTGCTCGGTGGAGAGCCGCTCGGGGAGCTGGAACCGCTCGAAAAGGCCGAGCATCTGGAGCAGGGCCACGCCGCCGGAGGAAGGGGGCGGCATCGAGTGCACGGTCACGCCCCGGTACGAGCCCGAGACCGGTTCGCGCCAGACCGCGCGATAGCGCCGGAGGTCTTCCCCGGTGATCAACCCTCCGCCTCGCCGCATCTCCCGGACGATGGCGGTAGCGGTCGGGCCCTCGTAGAAACCCGCCGGACCGCGTTCGGCGATCCTCCGGAGGGTCCGGCCGAGTTCCGGCTGCCGGAACCAGCGGCCGGGGCCGAGCGCGAAGTGCTCCGGAAAGTCGATCCACCGCCGCAGTCGCTCCGGCAGGACGGCCAATCGTTTCCGCTGGCGGCTCATCGAGCGCACCGTCCACTCGTCGACCGGGAACCCTTCCTCTGCCAGACGGATCGCGGGCTCGAGCAGGGCCCGCCATTTCATCGAGCCGAAGCGGCGGTGGAGTTCCCAGGTGCCACGGACCGTCCCGGGAACGCCGGCGCTCAGGTGGCTGTAAAGGCTCAAGCCGGGAACGACCTCTCCGTCGGGACCGAGGAACATTCCCTCCGTGGCGCCCGCGGGCGCGACCTCCCGGTAGTCGAGCGCGAACGCCCTCCCTGCACCGGGATCCCACACGAGCGCGAACCCGCCCCCGCCGATCGGCGAGGCCAGCGGATAGGTCACCGACAACGCGAACTGCACGGCCACCGCCGCGTCCACGGCGTTGCCTCCGCGCCGGAGCACGTCGGCGCCGACCCTGGCGGCGAGGGGCTCGGGGGCCGCGACGGCGCCGGAGTGCCCCGCCGCGACGCGCCGGTGCGGAACGGCCGGCGCATGGCTGGCCGGCGGCTGCGTGGCGAGACAGCCCGGAAGGGCGAGAATCGCGAGCAACGCGAGGCAACGGCGCGGCATGGGATGGCTCCACGTCCCCGGCGCTTGGGCCACCGGGCGCGAGGGGGGATTATGAACGACCCGAGCCGGGGGGACCGGCCGCCGGAGGTGGGGCGGGATGACCGTGGAAGATGTGGTCCGCGCTCTGGCCGGCAGGCTCCCGCCCGGCGCCGGGTCCGCCGGCGCTCACCTCCACATGGCCCCCTCGCCCCGGCCGGGGTGGAAGCCCGGTTGCGTGCCCCCGTCCGCCCGGCCCGCCGCCGGGGTGGTGCTGGTCTACCCGCGCGGAGCCCGGGCGCACGTCCTCTTGACGCTTCGGACCGGTCGGGTGCGCTTTCACCGGGGACAGGTGAGCCTGCCCGGAGGCGCGGTCGATCCCGGCGAGAAGCTTCTCGATGCCGCCCTGCGCGAGATGGAGGAGGAGGTCGGCGTCCCCCGGGACCGAGTCCGGGTGCTGGGCCCCCTTTCGCCCCTCCATATCCCGGTCAGCCGCTTCGCTCTGCATCCCTTCGTCGCGGTTCACCCGGAAGAGCCGACCTTCGTCGCCAGACCCACCGAGGTGGCGCGCCTGCTGGAGGTGCCCCTTCAGGTGCTGGCCGACCCCACCACGCGCCGGCGAGAGTCGCGCCGGATCGGGGGCCGGATGTTCGAGGTCCCCTTCTTCGCGGTGTGCGGCGAGAAGATCTGGGGCGCCACCGCGATGGTCCTCGCCGAGTTCCTGGCTTTGCTCGACCCAGGGAGGAGCGGAGGATGAGCGGGTCCCCGCGCCTCCGTGCTGCGAAGACCGGCGTCTCCGGGTGCGGGACACCTGCCTCCGGCCTTCGACCGGAGTGAGGTGCATCCCCAATGGTGCGTCGGGCCGCCGAACTCGCTGGATGATGGGAGGTTCCGGTCTCGAGCGGATCGATGACCGGGGATCGGGCCAAAGTGTCCGTCGTCCATCGAGTTGCGCGCCGTTTCGCACCATCGAGGAAGCACCTCCCGTTTGCTGGCACCGTCCCGGCCCTCGGCTTCGGGAAAGACCATGGTTCGGCGCGGCTCCCCCGGGGCTTTCCGGCGTGACGCCCTTCAGAGGCGGCGCGCTCCCGCACGGGAAAACTCCGGCGGGTCGGCTCGTTCGTTTCCGCATGGTGCGAGCGGGACATCGGGCCGCGGGGGGAAGGTGCACCCCTGATGGTGCGCTACGCCGGCCAACTTCATGAACCATCGGCACTTGTTCAGCAGCCGGCGCGCCGCGCTCGGCGCCGGACGCCAACGCCCCCGCGCCCGGCGACTCGGATCCGAAAACGCACCGCCGGGGACGCACCTCCGGGCCGACGCCTGCGCGGTGCGCGAGGCCGACGCCCGGATCGTCGCGAACGACCCTCGTTTTCGCCGAGCGGCGCCGGCGACGGAGAACGGCCGTGCCGGCGGGTCGCCGGATCGCCGGCGCGGGCTTCGGTTCGCGGCAAGCGGCGCCCGGAGCGTCTTCGGGCATAATCGCGGGCGAGAGGGCCACGGGCTCTCCGCACCCCGGGGAACGAAGGATGGACCACGACGCCATACGGGAGCGGTTCGTTCCTTTCGCCGAGAGGATGAGGGCCGCCGGGCTCCCGGAGCTCGCCATCAAGATCTTCCAGAGGCACTACGAGCGTCTTCTGTCCGGGGAACGCGGCTTCATACCCGAGCAGGAGATCCGGCCGGTCTCCGAGCTTCCCGACGCCGAAGCGCTCGGAGACGCCGAAGCCGATGCCGGGCGAGAGGTCCTTCCTCGCACGGTCACGATCAAGCTGAACGGAGGGCTGGGAACGTCGATGGGGCTCGAGCGCGCGAAGTCGCTGCTTCGGGTCAAGGGGGAGCTGACCTTTCTCGACATCATCGCCAGGCAGGCGCTGTCAGCCGGCTACGCCCTGCTCCTGATGAACAGCCCCCACACCAGGGGGGATTCTCTCGAGTCGCTGGCGCGATACCGCGGGCTCGTGCGCCACGGCCTGCCGCTGGACTTCCAGCAACACGTCGTCCCGAAAGTCGCCGTCGACGACCTGTCGCCCGTCCGCTGGCCTTCCGACCCGCGTCTCGAGTGGTGCCCGCCGGGACACGGCGACATCTACGCCGCCCTGCAGAC contains:
- the ggt gene encoding gamma-glutamyltransferase yields the protein MPRRCLALLAILALPGCLATQPPASHAPAVPHRRVAAGHSGAVAAPEPLAARVGADVLRRGGNAVDAAVAVQFALSVTYPLASPIGGGGFALVWDPGAGRAFALDYREVAPAGATEGMFLGPDGEVVPGLSLYSHLSAGVPGTVRGTWELHRRFGSMKWRALLEPAIRLAEEGFPVDEWTVRSMSRQRKRLAVLPERLRRWIDFPEHFALGPGRWFRQPELGRTLRRIAERGPAGFYEGPTATAIVREMRRGGGLITGEDLRRYRAVWREPVSGSYRGVTVHSMPPPSSGGVALLQMLGLFERFQLPERLSTEHVHLVAEIAKRVFADRSRYIGDPGFYPVPVGALLDPDYLERRARSIRLDGRTDPGSVLPGEVAPEPVGGDTAHFSIVDATGMAVANTVTLNAAYGSGIVVDGAGFLLNDEMDDFSAKPGVPNLYGVTGGEANKIEPDKRMVSSMTPTIVTRNGRPWLVLGSPGGSTIFTTVFHVLTGRIDYGLSLPEAVEAPRFHHQWPPPPGDEDPVYTEKGRPLPEGTLGGLRRLGYTVRERDSLGSVQAVEISPGGGVTAVADTRRNGAAAVP
- a CDS encoding succinate dehydrogenase/fumarate reductase iron-sulfur subunit, translating into MRLTLHVWRQAGPDAPGKMVKYEVPDANPDMSFLELLDVVNERLIEQGEEPIAFEHDCREGICGSCGVMINGQAHGPLPGTTTCQLHLRHFKDGDEIYVEPWRSRAFPVLKDLIVDRSALDRIIQAGGFISVRTGEAPEANSIPVPKEVADEAFDAATCIGCGACVAQCPNGAAQLFTSAKIAHLNMLPQGAVERDARARRMVEQMEAEGFGSCTNYAECEAVCPKGIKIDFIARMNRDYVRAKIRSTGA
- a CDS encoding mechanosensitive ion channel family protein → MPVNPTDISFRRPGVDPFRGLVTAACLLAAVLPAAAGVTPLDLSSPRATMRTFLDAVNDAARGETDRLDDAAACFDLSGHPLMGRAAARRLARDLKTYLDKTELVDLARIPERPEGDRYLYRLVAEGEISFVRMEDGRWLFSPETVSSVPSLLASVKDKPFVAGLSGAGPANAFADWVRARLPRSFLRTGFLLENWQWLGLVLLAILGVLADRLSRLLLARILDRWLGEAGARVGLDIRSGFVIPLGVLVMALVWSAGLPLLDLPANVLAALAFAATLVIAVAGVWAAYRLVDVIAAYLAEKARGTASRVDDLLVPLFRRALKIAVIAFGIVFVASNLNVNVTSLLAGLGIGGIALAMAAKDTVENLFGSVTVLIDRPFQIGDWIRIGDYEGTVEDLGFRSTRIRTFYNSLVTVPNSQLVRATVDNMGARRYRRYKTLVSVEYGTPPEKIEAFCEGIRELIRRHPYTRKDYYMVYLNDFAASSLDILLYVFFQTPDWATELRERHRLLVDIIRLAERIGVGFAFPTRTVHVASVPGGLVPRQEEASSGAAEPQPQPAADPVRAGREAAREVAGRLGEPPPVDFGDPDRLAPGAP
- a CDS encoding fumarate reductase/succinate dehydrogenase flavoprotein subunit, which encodes MELDPKIPPGPLEDKWDNFKNSARLVNPANKRKFTVIVVGTGLAGASAAATLGELGYNVKCFSFHDSPRRAHSIAAQGGINAAKNYQNDGDSVFRLFYDTIKGGDFRSREANVYRLAQISENIIDQCVAQGVPFAREYGGLLANRSFGGAQVSRTFYARGQTGQQLLLGAYQALSRQIRAGQVEMFPRHEMLDLVIVDGHARGIVTRNLLTGEIRSHAGHAVVLATGGYANVFFLSTNAKNSNATAIWRAHRRGALFANPCFTQIHPTCIPPSGEYQSKLTLMSESLRNDGRIWVPKQPGDKRPPATIPEEERDYYLERRYPAFGNLVPRDVASRAAKKVVDEGRGVGPTGIGVYLDFADAIKRLGRKTIEERYGNLFEMYERITGENPYETPMRIYPAPHYTMGGLWVDYELSSNIPGLYVIGEANFSDHGANRLGASALMQGLADGYFVLPNTICNYLSQHLGETVSTRDPAFDRAEREVRDRIARLLSINGKRSPDYFHRELGKIVWDHCGMERSRESLEEALRLIPALRDEFWRDVRVPGSGEDINQSLEKAGRVADFFELAELICRDALDRDESCGTHFRVEHQTEDGEAKRDDEHYAYVAAWEYAGEGQEPRLHKEPLKFEVVHFAQRSYK
- a CDS encoding M23 family metallopeptidase, which codes for MVRFRTESVDRSEVVASGGSAAARPARSLYRSPGRGAFCTIEGAPSSERDARVHDGRCFLDGAKRRATQCRTATLARSPVIDPLAAATSLHSASSAAQRTIADAPHAPCGLHFTCREREGAGMVGADRRRRGAAARARKGESMTERGKRGRLRRVAVLAAVLLFGWAAYGAFYRGPAPSVVVSAERPAIGAPTRVSALFREPRRGLVSVSLMLVQGEHEEELASRTAAVPPSPWRFWSAGDTPEIELSAVIGRGQPDWLEEGTVTLRAVALRATGPLRRTSSVIVEQQLPVRLRPPSLELLSSGNYARQGGAGVVRFRAGATAVRSGVVAGSAEFLSFPVPGGGPEERFALYGIPWDLDDAAEVRLFAEDDAGNRAEAPFLDRLVPHPPRRDTIRLTDSFLARVVPAIESQTPELSGEGALIDRYLAINRDLRARNRAAIAALSRRSAARRFWSGRFLQLPGSQRKAGFAEVRSYLYRGREVDRQTHLGLDVASVRRAEVPAPNAGRVLFAGYLGIYGNAVVLDHGYGLLSLSAHLSSIAVEEGEEVAKGQVIGRTGATGLAGGDHLHLGLFVQGTAVDPMEWLDERWITTHIAGRLPE
- a CDS encoding CoA pyrophosphatase — translated: MTVEDVVRALAGRLPPGAGSAGAHLHMAPSPRPGWKPGCVPPSARPAAGVVLVYPRGARAHVLLTLRTGRVRFHRGQVSLPGGAVDPGEKLLDAALREMEEEVGVPRDRVRVLGPLSPLHIPVSRFALHPFVAVHPEEPTFVARPTEVARLLEVPLQVLADPTTRRRESRRIGGRMFEVPFFAVCGEKIWGATAMVLAEFLALLDPGRSGG